Proteins encoded together in one Micromonospora kangleipakensis window:
- a CDS encoding homogentisate 1,2-dioxygenase, giving the protein MPYYRSVGEVPRKRHTQFRQPDGSLYAEELVGQEGFSSDSSLLYHRHAPTAIVAAEEFTPPGFTRVPNLPLKPRHLRTHKLDGAGADPVLGRQYLLANDDVRIAYVLADRPSPLFRDATGDHCLYLESGSLRVESPFGVLDAVAGDYVIIPTSTIHRLVPTGDEPARLLAVEAAGHIGPPKRYLSVRGQFLEHAPYCERDVRGPDTPLLVDETDVEVLVRHRRGWTKYGYAHHPFDVVGWDGHMYPWAFSIHDFEPITGRIHQPPPVHQTFQGPNFVICSFVPRKVDYHPDAIPVPYNHHNVDSDEMLFYTGGNYEARRGSGIEQGSISLHPSGFTHGPQPGAAERSIGVDFFDELAVMVDTFRPLDLCDAASACEDSGYAWTWARRP; this is encoded by the coding sequence ATGCCGTACTACCGTAGCGTCGGCGAGGTGCCCCGCAAGCGCCACACCCAGTTCCGCCAGCCCGACGGCAGCCTCTACGCCGAGGAGCTGGTCGGCCAGGAGGGCTTCTCCTCCGACTCGTCCCTGCTCTACCACCGGCACGCGCCGACCGCGATCGTCGCCGCCGAGGAGTTCACCCCGCCCGGCTTCACCCGGGTGCCCAACCTGCCGCTCAAGCCGCGCCACCTGCGCACCCACAAGCTCGACGGGGCCGGCGCGGACCCGGTGCTCGGCCGGCAGTACCTGCTCGCCAACGACGACGTCCGGATCGCGTACGTGCTGGCCGACCGGCCGTCCCCGCTGTTCCGCGACGCCACCGGCGACCACTGCCTCTACCTGGAGTCCGGCTCGCTGCGGGTGGAGTCCCCGTTCGGCGTGCTCGACGCGGTGGCCGGCGACTACGTCATCATCCCCACCTCAACCATCCACCGGCTGGTGCCCACCGGCGACGAACCCGCCCGGCTGCTCGCCGTCGAGGCCGCCGGCCACATCGGCCCGCCCAAGCGCTACCTCTCGGTCCGCGGCCAGTTCCTGGAGCACGCGCCGTACTGCGAGCGGGACGTCCGGGGGCCGGACACCCCGCTGCTGGTCGACGAGACCGACGTCGAGGTGCTGGTCCGGCACCGGCGCGGTTGGACGAAGTACGGCTACGCCCACCACCCGTTCGACGTGGTCGGCTGGGACGGGCACATGTACCCGTGGGCGTTCTCCATCCACGACTTCGAGCCGATCACCGGGCGCATCCACCAGCCGCCGCCGGTGCACCAGACCTTCCAGGGCCCGAACTTCGTGATCTGCTCGTTCGTGCCCCGCAAGGTGGACTACCACCCGGACGCCATCCCGGTGCCGTACAACCACCACAACGTCGACTCCGACGAGATGCTCTTCTACACCGGCGGCAACTACGAGGCCCGGCGCGGCTCCGGCATCGAGCAGGGCTCGATCTCGCTGCACCCGTCCGGCTTCACCCACGGCCCCCAGCCGGGCGCCGCCGAGCGCTCCATCGGCGTCGACTTCTTCGACGAACTGGCCGTCATGGTCGACACCTTCCGGCCCCTCGACCTCTGCGACGCGGCATCGGCCTGCGAGGACTCCGGCTACGCCTGGACCTGGGCGCGGCGTCCGTAG
- a CDS encoding SRPBCC family protein, with product MSTVTVTAFIEAQDVDVWRLLTDLAGRAGWLSGVGAVEVLTTGGFAAGTAWRETRVRPGGDEESEEFLVVEAVAPHRLVLSSRGAGVDYRITWTLRTVERRRRGCTQVTVEQEAVPTAPYGRVLALILGGLAARAVEGALRRDLADLARAVAPASSAEAA from the coding sequence ATGTCGACGGTGACGGTTACCGCATTCATCGAAGCGCAGGACGTCGACGTCTGGCGGCTCCTCACCGACCTCGCCGGCCGGGCCGGCTGGCTCTCCGGCGTCGGCGCGGTGGAGGTGCTCACCACCGGGGGCTTCGCCGCCGGCACCGCCTGGCGGGAGACCCGGGTCCGCCCGGGCGGCGACGAGGAGTCCGAGGAGTTCCTCGTGGTGGAGGCCGTCGCGCCGCACCGGCTGGTGCTCAGCTCCCGGGGTGCCGGCGTGGACTACCGGATCACCTGGACGCTGCGGACGGTCGAGCGGCGCCGGCGCGGCTGCACCCAGGTCACCGTCGAGCAGGAGGCGGTGCCGACCGCCCCGTACGGCCGGGTGCTGGCCCTGATCCTCGGCGGCCTCGCCGCCCGCGCGGTCGAGGGCGCCCTCCGGCGCGACCTGGCCGACCTGGCCCGCGCCGTCGCCCCCGCCTCCTCCGCCGAGGCCGCCTGA
- the hisC gene encoding histidinol-phosphate transaminase: MTDTGRHQPPLRLTRADLDALPNYVPGRSPADLARELGLPEAIKLASNEVPYGPLPGVVEAVAEAAAGSHRYPDMGVVALRQALAERYGVDAERIATGCGSVALAEHLVRATCLPGDELLYSWRSFEAYPIIAATSGATSVRVPNDAGHGHDLASMAAAVTDRTRMILVCNPNNPTGTAVRKAELDRFLDAVPEDVLVVIDEAYREFVTDPEVPDGLTYLDRPNVVVLRTLSKAWGLAGLRIGFLVAAPEVAAAVRKVVTPFSTSMAAQAGALAALAQADEVERRCALVVAERDRVTEAVRKFVPDVPASQANFVWLPLGDRAVEFGKACEARGVIVRPFAGDGVRVTIGTPAENDAFLAAAESALA; the protein is encoded by the coding sequence ATGACCGACACCGGACGTCACCAGCCGCCGCTGCGGCTGACCCGCGCCGACCTCGACGCGCTCCCCAACTACGTGCCCGGCCGGAGCCCGGCCGACCTGGCCCGCGAGCTGGGCCTGCCCGAGGCGATCAAGCTGGCCAGCAACGAGGTGCCGTACGGCCCGCTGCCCGGCGTGGTGGAGGCGGTCGCCGAGGCGGCCGCCGGCTCGCACCGCTACCCGGACATGGGCGTGGTGGCGCTGCGCCAGGCCCTGGCCGAGCGGTACGGCGTGGACGCCGAGCGGATCGCCACCGGCTGCGGCTCGGTGGCGCTGGCCGAGCACCTGGTCCGGGCCACCTGCCTCCCCGGCGACGAGCTGCTCTACTCGTGGCGGTCCTTCGAGGCGTACCCGATCATCGCCGCGACCAGCGGCGCGACCAGCGTGCGGGTGCCCAACGACGCCGGGCACGGCCACGACCTCGCCTCGATGGCCGCGGCGGTGACCGACCGGACCCGGATGATCCTGGTCTGCAACCCGAACAACCCGACCGGCACCGCCGTGCGCAAGGCGGAGCTGGACCGCTTCCTCGACGCGGTGCCGGAGGACGTGCTGGTGGTGATCGACGAGGCGTACCGGGAGTTCGTCACCGACCCCGAGGTGCCGGACGGCCTGACCTACCTGGACCGGCCGAACGTCGTCGTGCTGCGCACCCTGTCCAAGGCGTGGGGCCTGGCCGGCCTGCGGATCGGCTTCCTCGTCGCCGCCCCGGAGGTGGCCGCCGCCGTCCGCAAGGTGGTCACGCCCTTCTCCACCAGCATGGCCGCCCAGGCCGGCGCGCTGGCCGCGCTGGCCCAGGCCGACGAGGTGGAGCGCCGGTGCGCGCTGGTCGTCGCCGAGCGGGACCGGGTCACCGAGGCGGTGCGCAAGTTCGTCCCGGACGTGCCGGCCAGCCAGGCCAACTTCGTCTGGCTGCCGTTGGGCGACCGGGCCGTCGAGTTCGGCAAGGCGTGCGAGGCCCGCGGCGTGATCGTCCGGCCGTTCGCCGGCGACGGGGTGCGGGTCACCATCGGCACCCCGGCCGAGAACGACGCCTTCCTCGCCGCCGCCGAGTCGGCGCTGGCCTGA
- a CDS encoding RDD family protein: MTVQPGWYVDPAEPETRRYWDGEGWIGAPIPVDATPPEGPPPAEPTPAPPAAPPSPAPVSAGPGPGPHPGHPGAAQPGPGPWPGPGYAPGPGHPQGPPPGWPYPTWPGRPPEPRPHGLPLASYGVRLVARLIDFGILLLLNVAVNGWFVWRLIAEVAPFWQELWRRAETGDTTTAPPPPAGAQTDALWLAIVLIAAALWFAYEVPAMAASGQTFGKRVMRVRAVPIEADQPLGFGRATRRWSTLGLPTLLWYCAGFGLLLQFIDAVSPLFDHPLRQALHDKRAQTVVVQVPRGKPDTRTAPRDRANPPGDTP; this comes from the coding sequence GTGACAGTGCAACCTGGTTGGTACGTCGACCCCGCCGAGCCCGAGACCAGACGGTACTGGGACGGCGAGGGGTGGATCGGCGCGCCGATCCCGGTCGACGCCACCCCACCCGAGGGCCCGCCGCCGGCCGAACCGACCCCGGCGCCCCCGGCCGCCCCGCCGTCCCCGGCCCCCGTCTCCGCCGGCCCCGGCCCCGGACCGCACCCCGGTCACCCGGGCGCGGCGCAGCCCGGCCCGGGGCCCTGGCCGGGACCGGGGTACGCCCCCGGACCGGGGCACCCGCAGGGACCGCCGCCCGGCTGGCCGTACCCGACCTGGCCGGGACGGCCGCCCGAGCCGCGCCCGCACGGGCTGCCGCTCGCCTCGTACGGCGTCCGACTGGTCGCCCGCCTGATCGACTTCGGCATCCTGCTCCTGCTCAACGTCGCCGTGAACGGCTGGTTCGTCTGGCGCCTCATCGCTGAGGTCGCTCCGTTCTGGCAGGAGCTCTGGCGGCGGGCCGAGACGGGTGACACCACCACCGCGCCGCCACCGCCCGCCGGCGCGCAGACCGACGCGCTGTGGCTCGCCATCGTGCTGATCGCCGCCGCGCTGTGGTTCGCCTACGAGGTGCCGGCGATGGCCGCCAGCGGGCAGACCTTCGGCAAGCGGGTGATGCGGGTCCGGGCGGTGCCGATCGAGGCCGACCAGCCACTCGGCTTCGGGCGGGCGACCCGGCGGTGGAGCACCCTGGGCCTGCCCACCCTGCTCTGGTACTGCGCCGGCTTCGGGCTGCTGCTCCAGTTCATCGACGCGGTCTCCCCGCTCTTCGACCATCCGCTGCGCCAGGCGCTGCACGACAAGCGCGCCCAGACCGTGGTGGTCCAGGTCCCCCGCGGCAAGCCCGACACCCGTACCGCCCCGCGCGACCGCGCCAACCCACCGGGAGACACCCCATGA
- a CDS encoding RDD family protein produces the protein MTQPPPNSTPPPAGPPPAGGGFAPPTGAAPLRYAVPGQHTPPTYAGLPAYPGPGPGWAPHPGYQHPGYPPPPLAPNGQPLASFTDRLLAWLIDTAVASLLAIVLFVPFFGWIWYRMFTEMLKVNPDGTMTEPDPARMMSDFVVPLLLAEAGLILVLFVFYWLYHVEYAHRTGQTLGKKAMKIRIVPVDPARTLTRGMAGKRYLIEFVAGSLVPFLNYVDGLWQVWDKPWQQCLHDKFAGTVVVKVAP, from the coding sequence GTGACGCAGCCTCCCCCGAACAGCACGCCGCCGCCCGCCGGGCCCCCGCCCGCGGGCGGCGGCTTCGCGCCGCCCACCGGCGCCGCCCCCCTGCGGTACGCCGTGCCGGGGCAGCACACCCCGCCCACGTACGCCGGACTGCCGGCCTACCCCGGGCCCGGGCCCGGCTGGGCGCCGCACCCGGGCTACCAGCACCCGGGCTATCCGCCCCCGCCGCTGGCCCCGAACGGCCAGCCGCTGGCCAGCTTCACCGACCGGCTGCTCGCCTGGCTGATCGACACCGCCGTGGCGAGCCTGCTGGCGATCGTGCTCTTCGTACCGTTCTTCGGCTGGATCTGGTACCGCATGTTCACCGAGATGCTGAAGGTCAACCCGGACGGGACGATGACCGAGCCCGACCCGGCGCGGATGATGAGCGACTTCGTCGTCCCGCTGCTGCTCGCCGAGGCCGGACTGATCCTGGTGCTCTTCGTCTTCTACTGGCTCTACCACGTCGAGTACGCCCACCGGACCGGGCAGACGCTCGGCAAGAAGGCGATGAAGATCCGGATCGTGCCGGTCGACCCGGCGCGGACCCTGACCCGGGGCATGGCGGGCAAGCGGTACCTGATCGAGTTCGTGGCCGGCTCGCTGGTTCCCTTCCTCAACTACGTCGACGGGCTCTGGCAGGTCTGGGACAAGCCCTGGCAGCAATGCCTGCACGACAAGTTCGCGGGCACCGTCGTAGTTAAGGTTGCTCCGTGA
- the hppD gene encoding 4-hydroxyphenylpyruvate dioxygenase, with protein MTQAIDRPTDEVDVDALVGAVDHDISRDPFPVKGLDHVHFLVGNAKQAAHYYSTAFGMTCVAYRGPEQGYRDHAQYVLTSGSARFVLTGAVRPDAEGAEHVAKHSDGVSDIALEVPDVDAAYAHAVAQGATGLVEPHDVSDEHGTVRTAAIAAYGDTRHTLIDRSRYTGPFLPGFVARGPIVDRQPMIDAGIQPKRFFQAIDHVVGNVELGKMDEWVEFYKRVMGFSNMAEFIGDDIATDYSALMSKVVASGTRKVKFPLNEPAVARKKSQIDEYLEFYQGPGAQHIAVATNDILASVDAMRAAGVEFLDTPDSYYDDPELRARIGQVRVPIEELKARKILVDRDEDGYLLQIFTKPVQDRPTVFFELIERHGSLGFGKGNFKALFEAIEREQEARGNL; from the coding sequence ATGACCCAGGCGATCGACCGACCGACGGACGAGGTCGACGTCGACGCGCTCGTCGGCGCCGTCGACCACGACATCAGCCGCGACCCGTTCCCGGTCAAGGGCCTCGACCACGTGCACTTCCTGGTCGGCAACGCCAAGCAGGCCGCGCACTACTACTCCACCGCGTTCGGCATGACCTGCGTGGCGTACCGGGGTCCGGAGCAGGGCTACCGGGACCACGCCCAGTACGTGTTGACCAGCGGCTCGGCCCGGTTCGTGCTGACCGGCGCGGTCCGCCCCGACGCCGAGGGCGCCGAGCACGTCGCCAAGCACAGCGACGGCGTCTCCGACATCGCGCTGGAGGTGCCGGACGTCGACGCCGCGTACGCGCACGCCGTCGCGCAGGGCGCGACCGGCCTGGTCGAGCCGCACGACGTGAGCGACGAGCACGGCACGGTCCGGACGGCCGCGATCGCCGCGTACGGCGACACCCGGCACACCCTGATCGACCGGTCCCGCTACACCGGCCCGTTCCTGCCCGGCTTCGTGGCCCGCGGCCCGATCGTGGACCGGCAGCCGATGATCGACGCCGGCATCCAGCCGAAGCGCTTCTTCCAGGCGATCGACCACGTGGTCGGCAACGTCGAGCTCGGCAAGATGGACGAGTGGGTGGAGTTCTACAAGCGCGTCATGGGCTTCAGCAACATGGCGGAGTTCATCGGCGACGACATCGCCACCGACTACTCGGCGCTGATGAGCAAGGTCGTGGCCAGCGGCACCCGCAAGGTGAAGTTCCCGCTCAACGAGCCGGCCGTGGCCCGCAAGAAGTCGCAGATCGACGAGTACCTGGAGTTCTACCAGGGCCCGGGCGCCCAGCACATCGCCGTGGCCACCAACGACATCCTGGCCAGCGTCGACGCGATGCGCGCCGCGGGCGTCGAGTTCCTGGACACCCCGGACTCGTACTACGACGACCCGGAGCTGCGCGCCCGGATCGGCCAGGTCCGGGTGCCGATCGAGGAGCTGAAGGCCCGCAAGATCCTGGTCGACCGGGACGAGGACGGCTACCTGCTCCAGATCTTCACCAAGCCGGTGCAGGACCGGCCGACGGTCTTCTTCGAGCTGATCGAGCGGCACGGCTCGCTCGGCTTCGGCAAGGGCAACTTCAAGGCCCTGTTCGAGGCCATCGAGCGGGAGCAGGAAGCGCGCGGCAACCTGTAA
- a CDS encoding PQQ-binding-like beta-propeller repeat protein, translating into MGFPTGRRRVVTALAAVLAVGAVAAVVYRVLAPAEVSTVARGAYPPAATPEVGVIGRLPVAPLIVDGRLRVYAGTRQVYADQPVDGKHRVTPFWSYRRWPAKLVGVLASGTTVVSRWSDGTLVALDARTGRVAWRADGPEPEPVPKPRRTFASTVWDQAGLHVTRTADGRAVLVAAGRRQVGGFALADGRQLWRADLQGGCRTDVGTTATGELIAVDGCAGPATVEFRDAATGAVRTRWRPPGGANELVVTPVGCVDGHSECRGLRTAGPGDDAGRGWLVGVGEPVAAPGLDGPDAELAGERAVGSTGGVLTGRSARTGEELWRRADLGPVRIIAAQPGRVHLLTERNDLVTLDPSTGAGRSRFAMDIGRDGVGWVPGRAYAADGYLAVERVREQATPDSDDQAYFLMSEPVLLTAT; encoded by the coding sequence ATGGGGTTCCCCACGGGACGACGGCGGGTCGTGACGGCGCTCGCGGCGGTACTCGCCGTCGGCGCGGTCGCCGCGGTCGTCTACCGGGTCCTCGCCCCTGCCGAGGTGAGCACGGTCGCCCGGGGCGCCTACCCGCCCGCGGCCACCCCCGAGGTCGGGGTGATCGGCCGGCTGCCGGTGGCCCCGCTGATCGTGGACGGCCGGCTCCGGGTCTACGCCGGCACCCGCCAGGTGTACGCCGACCAGCCGGTCGACGGGAAGCACCGGGTCACCCCGTTCTGGTCGTACCGGCGCTGGCCGGCGAAGCTCGTCGGCGTGCTGGCCAGCGGCACCACGGTGGTCAGCCGCTGGTCCGACGGGACCCTCGTGGCGCTGGACGCCCGGACCGGGCGGGTCGCCTGGCGGGCGGACGGGCCGGAGCCGGAGCCGGTGCCGAAGCCCCGGCGTACCTTCGCGTCGACGGTCTGGGACCAGGCGGGGCTGCACGTCACCCGTACCGCCGACGGCCGCGCGGTGCTGGTGGCCGCCGGCCGGCGGCAGGTGGGCGGGTTCGCGCTGGCCGACGGCCGGCAGCTCTGGCGGGCCGACCTCCAGGGTGGCTGCCGTACCGACGTGGGGACCACCGCGACCGGCGAGCTGATCGCCGTGGACGGCTGCGCCGGCCCGGCGACGGTCGAGTTCCGGGACGCGGCGACCGGGGCGGTACGCACCCGCTGGCGCCCCCCGGGCGGCGCGAACGAGCTGGTGGTGACCCCGGTGGGCTGCGTCGACGGGCACTCGGAGTGCCGGGGGCTGCGGACCGCCGGGCCCGGCGACGACGCCGGCCGGGGCTGGCTGGTCGGGGTCGGCGAGCCGGTCGCCGCGCCCGGCCTGGACGGGCCGGACGCCGAACTCGCCGGCGAACGGGCCGTCGGCAGCACCGGTGGGGTGCTGACCGGGCGGTCGGCGCGGACCGGCGAGGAGCTGTGGCGGCGGGCCGACCTCGGGCCGGTGCGGATCATCGCCGCGCAGCCCGGTCGGGTGCACCTGCTGACCGAGCGGAACGACCTGGTCACCCTCGACCCGAGCACCGGCGCCGGGCGGTCCCGCTTCGCGATGGACATCGGCCGAGACGGGGTGGGCTGGGTGCCCGGGCGGGCGTACGCGGCGGACGGCTACCTCGCCGTGGAACGGGTCCGGGAGCAGGCCACCCCGGACTCGGACGACCAGGCGTACTTCCTGATGTCGGAGCCGGTGCTGCTCACCGCGACCTGA
- a CDS encoding fumarate hydratase produces the protein MSSAAAFSYAPLLPTGPDQTEYRLVTDEGVDVVNGPGGRRFLTVEPSALTALTAEAMHDIAHFLRPAHLAQLRSIIDDPAASPNDRFVALDLLRNANIAAGGVLPMCQDTGTAIVMGKRGRHVLTDGADAEAISRGVYQAYTKLNLRYSQLAPLTMWDERNTGSNLPAQVELYAEDPDGHPDAYKFLFMAKGGGSANKSYLYQETKALLNPTRMMQFLEEKLRLIGTAACPPYHLAIVIGGTSAEYALKTAKYASAKYLDALPTAGSMSAHGFRDLELEAEVLELTRNFGIGAQFGGRYFCHDVRVVRLPRHGASCPVAIAVSCSADRQAVAKITPSGVWLERLETDPARFLPDVTDETLDTEEVVRVDLNRPMDEIRAELSKYPVKTRLSLTGPLVVARDIAHAKIAERLDAGEPMPQYLRDHAVYYAGPAKTPEGYASGSFGPTTAGRMDAYVEKFQAAGGSQVMLAKGNRSAQVTRSCHQHGGFYLGSIGGPAARLAQDCIKHVEVLEYPELGMEAVWKIEVEDFPAFIVVDDKGNDFFAEVTKPVLTVGRR, from the coding sequence ATGAGCAGTGCCGCCGCGTTCTCGTACGCCCCCTTGCTGCCGACCGGTCCCGATCAGACGGAGTACCGCCTGGTCACCGACGAGGGCGTCGATGTCGTCAACGGCCCGGGTGGCCGTCGGTTCCTCACCGTGGAGCCGTCCGCGCTGACCGCGCTGACCGCCGAGGCGATGCACGACATCGCCCACTTCCTCCGTCCGGCGCACCTGGCCCAGCTCCGGTCGATCATCGACGACCCGGCGGCCTCGCCGAACGACCGGTTCGTCGCGCTGGACCTGCTGCGCAACGCCAACATCGCCGCCGGCGGGGTGCTGCCGATGTGCCAGGACACCGGCACCGCGATCGTGATGGGCAAGCGGGGCCGGCACGTGCTCACCGACGGCGCCGACGCGGAGGCCATCTCCCGCGGCGTCTACCAGGCGTACACGAAGCTGAACCTGCGCTACTCCCAGCTCGCCCCGCTGACCATGTGGGACGAGCGGAACACCGGCAGCAACCTGCCCGCCCAGGTGGAGCTCTACGCCGAGGACCCGGACGGGCACCCCGACGCGTACAAGTTCCTCTTCATGGCCAAGGGGGGCGGCTCGGCCAACAAGTCGTACCTCTACCAGGAGACCAAGGCGCTGTTGAATCCCACCCGGATGATGCAGTTCCTGGAGGAGAAGCTGCGGCTGATCGGCACCGCGGCCTGCCCGCCGTACCACCTGGCCATCGTCATCGGCGGCACCTCCGCCGAGTACGCGCTGAAGACCGCCAAGTACGCCTCCGCCAAGTACCTCGACGCGCTGCCCACCGCCGGCTCGATGAGCGCGCACGGCTTCCGCGACCTGGAGCTGGAGGCCGAGGTGCTGGAGCTGACCCGCAACTTCGGCATCGGCGCGCAGTTCGGCGGCCGGTACTTCTGCCACGACGTGCGGGTGGTCCGGCTGCCCCGACACGGCGCCTCCTGCCCGGTGGCGATCGCCGTCTCCTGCTCGGCGGACCGGCAGGCCGTCGCCAAGATCACCCCGTCGGGCGTCTGGCTGGAGCGCCTGGAGACCGACCCGGCGCGCTTCCTGCCCGACGTCACCGACGAGACGCTGGACACCGAGGAGGTCGTCCGCGTCGACCTGAACCGGCCGATGGACGAGATCCGTGCCGAGCTGTCCAAGTACCCGGTGAAGACCCGGCTGTCGCTGACCGGCCCGCTCGTCGTGGCCCGGGACATCGCCCACGCCAAGATCGCCGAGCGGCTGGACGCGGGCGAGCCGATGCCGCAGTACCTGCGCGACCACGCGGTCTACTACGCCGGCCCGGCCAAGACTCCAGAGGGGTACGCCTCCGGCTCGTTCGGCCCGACCACCGCCGGCCGGATGGACGCGTACGTGGAGAAGTTCCAGGCTGCCGGCGGCTCCCAGGTGATGCTGGCCAAGGGCAACCGGTCCGCCCAGGTGACCCGCTCCTGCCACCAGCACGGCGGCTTCTACCTCGGCTCGATCGGCGGCCCCGCCGCCCGGCTGGCCCAGGACTGCATCAAGCACGTAGAGGTCCTGGAGTACCCGGAGTTGGGCATGGAGGCGGTCTGGAAGATCGAGGTGGAGGATTTCCCGGCCTTCATCGTCGTCGACGACAAGGGCAACGACTTCTTCGCCGAGGTCACCAAGCCGGTGCTGACGGTCGGCCGCCGCTGA
- a CDS encoding Lrp/AsnC family transcriptional regulator has protein sequence MNAGQDVQLDELDVRLVELLAAEPRIGVLECSRRLGVARGTVQARLDKLVDRGVIAGFGPEISPAAIGFGVTSFVTLEISQRHGHDPVTAHLAAIPEVLEAHTITGSSDLLCRIVARSNTDLQRVIDQIVSSEGITRASTIIALAEQIPYRTLPLVRSAVR, from the coding sequence ATGAACGCTGGTCAGGATGTACAGCTCGACGAGCTGGACGTGCGGTTGGTCGAACTGCTCGCGGCGGAGCCGCGGATCGGGGTGCTGGAGTGCTCCCGGCGGCTCGGGGTGGCCCGGGGCACCGTCCAGGCCCGGCTGGACAAGCTGGTCGACCGGGGCGTGATCGCCGGCTTCGGGCCGGAGATCTCACCGGCCGCGATCGGCTTCGGGGTGACCAGCTTCGTCACCCTGGAGATCAGCCAGCGGCACGGGCACGACCCGGTCACCGCGCACCTGGCGGCCATCCCCGAGGTGCTGGAGGCGCACACCATCACCGGCTCCAGCGACCTGCTCTGCCGCATCGTGGCCCGCTCCAACACGGACCTCCAACGCGTGATCGACCAGATCGTCTCCTCGGAGGGCATCACCCGCGCCTCCACGATCATCGCCCTCGCCGAGCAGATCCCCTACCGCACCCTCCCCCTGGTCCGCTCGGCCGTGCGCTGA
- the fahA gene encoding fumarylacetoacetase, whose product MTWVTEANGSPYGVRNLPYGVFRRGGQEPRIGVRIGDFVLDLAGAEAADLVLAAGALGRPTLNDFMALGRPQWIAVRQRVTELLTDTTHRPAVEPLLVPLRAVELLLPFEVADYVDFYSSEHHAGNVGQIFRPGQPPLLPNWKHVPIGYHGRAGTVVVSGTPVVRPCGQRASAQGPTTGPSLRLDIEAEVGFVVGVPSVLGDRVAVADFADHVFGVVLVNDWSARDIQAWEYQPLGPFLGKSFATSVSAWVTPLDALADAFVPAPDQDPPVQEYLHDIPRLGLDLRLTVEWNGERVSEPPFATMYWTPAQQLAHLTVNGASLRTGDLYASGTVSGPDRSQVGSFLELTWGGAEPVKFADGGTRTFLEDGDTVTITATAPGPDGTTIALGEVTGSILPAR is encoded by the coding sequence ATGACCTGGGTGACGGAAGCCAACGGTTCGCCGTACGGGGTGCGGAACCTGCCGTACGGGGTGTTCCGGCGCGGCGGGCAGGAGCCGCGGATCGGCGTACGGATCGGGGACTTCGTGCTGGACCTGGCCGGCGCGGAGGCGGCCGACCTGGTGCTGGCCGCAGGGGCGCTCGGCCGGCCCACGCTGAACGACTTCATGGCGCTGGGCCGCCCGCAGTGGATTGCCGTCCGGCAGCGGGTCACCGAGCTGCTCACCGACACCACCCACCGGCCGGCGGTGGAGCCGCTGCTGGTGCCGCTGCGCGCGGTGGAGCTGCTGCTCCCGTTCGAGGTCGCCGACTACGTCGACTTCTACTCGTCCGAGCACCACGCCGGCAACGTCGGGCAGATCTTCCGCCCCGGCCAGCCGCCGCTGCTGCCGAACTGGAAGCACGTGCCGATCGGCTACCACGGCCGGGCCGGGACGGTGGTGGTCTCCGGCACCCCGGTGGTCCGCCCCTGCGGGCAGCGGGCCAGCGCGCAGGGCCCGACCACCGGCCCCTCCCTACGCCTGGACATCGAGGCCGAGGTCGGCTTCGTGGTCGGCGTGCCGAGCGTGCTCGGCGACCGGGTCGCGGTGGCCGACTTCGCCGACCACGTCTTCGGCGTGGTGCTGGTCAACGACTGGTCCGCCCGGGACATCCAGGCCTGGGAGTACCAGCCGCTCGGGCCGTTCCTCGGCAAGTCCTTCGCCACCTCGGTCTCGGCCTGGGTGACGCCGCTGGACGCGCTGGCCGACGCCTTCGTGCCCGCCCCGGACCAGGACCCGCCGGTGCAGGAGTACCTGCACGACATCCCGCGCCTCGGGCTGGACCTCAGGCTGACGGTCGAGTGGAACGGCGAGCGGGTCAGCGAGCCGCCCTTCGCCACCATGTACTGGACGCCGGCCCAGCAGCTCGCCCACCTCACCGTCAACGGCGCGTCGCTGCGTACCGGCGACCTCTACGCCTCCGGCACCGTCTCCGGCCCGGACCGGAGCCAGGTCGGCTCGTTCCTGGAGCTGACCTGGGGCGGCGCCGAGCCGGTCAAGTTCGCCGACGGTGGCACCCGGACGTTCCTGGAGGACGGCGACACGGTCACCATCACGGCCACCGCGCCCGGCCCGGACGGCACCACGATCGCCCTGGGCGAGGTCACCGGGAGCATCCTCCCCGCCCGCTGA